TATCATATATACTCCGAAGCGCCGCTCGAATCCCTTGAGCACCTCATCGGGCATTGCCGCGCCGCCGGAGACGCCGATGCGCAGACAGGAGAGGTCGAAGTCGCGGTCGGTCTTCATCCCCAGCATCACCGCGTACATGCTGGGAACTCCCGCGAACACGGTGCAGCGGCGGCTTTCGAGAGTCTCAAGTACTGACAGCGGCGCGAATTTCGGGATCAAGACCGTATGTGCGCCGAGGCTCAACGGCAGAACCATGCAGACTGTCGCGCCGAAGGAGTGGAACAACGGCAGGACAGTGCCGAACACATCATTCTCGTTCACATCAATGGCCACGGCGCATGAGGCTGCGTCGAACACAAGGTTGTCGTGGGTGAGCATGGCGCCTTTGGGCTGGCCCGTGGTTCCGGATGTGTAGATGAGAACCGCCACATCATCCGGACGCGCATCATGGACCGGCGGCGCGCTCTGGGGTGGCTTGAGAAGGCCCTCGAAGCTAACCACGTCGTCGAGCCGGCTCGGGCCGCTGATGATGAGCCGTTTGAGACAGGACACATTCGTGCGGATCGCAGCCATCACCGGCTCCAGCAGGTTCAGACCGATGAGGGTCTCCGCCTCCGCGTTCGCCACGATGTAGGCCAACTCTTCAGGCCCCTGGAGACAGTGGAGCGGAACGACAGTCGCCCCAAGCTGCAGGGCGGCGAAGTATGAAATGATGAATTGGGGACAGTTGGGGAACAGAATAGCAACGCGCTGATCCGGCCCGACCCCCAGCTCTGCGAGAGATGCCGCGCACGCTCCGACTGCCCGGGAGAGATCAGCATAGGTGAGTGTCTTGTCCTCGAAACTGACCGCAGGACGTTCAGGGAACCGCGCCGCAGCGGACAGGAAGGTGGCAGTCAAGCTGGCAGGTGGGCATAGGGACATAGCGCAACCTCGGACGCAGGCCCCGCGGGGAAACGCGCCGGACAGCCTGCTCGGTTGGAGCACGGCGGAAGCGTGTTGGCGGACAGGATACACCCTGACTCCGAGCCCGTCAAGGAAGCGCGGCCGTTGGGCAGGACCGTCGGTTTTGCGGAATGCGTGCCGGCCTCGTACGTGGCCAGCGTTCGCTGCCTGCGGTGTTGGGGCCGTGCCGTGTGCTATCAGGCTCCGTCAGGAGCTGTCCGCCTGTAGCCCCCGTCGGAAAGGAATCCGGGGGCTTCCGCTCCCGTCTACAGGCTGCCGCCCGCGCCGCGGGCTGTGGGGCAAGGGCTCACGGCGA
This region of Armatimonadota bacterium genomic DNA includes:
- a CDS encoding long-chain fatty acid--CoA ligase produces the protein MSLCPPASLTATFLSAAARFPERPAVSFEDKTLTYADLSRAVGACAASLAELGVGPDQRVAILFPNCPQFIISYFAALQLGATVVPLHCLQGPEELAYIVANAEAETLIGLNLLEPVMAAIRTNVSCLKRLIISGPSRLDDVVSFEGLLKPPQSAPPVHDARPDDVAVLIYTSGTTGQPKGAMLTHDNLVFDAASCAVAIDVNENDVFGTVLPLFHSFGATVCMVLPLSLGAHTVLIPKFAPLSVLETLESRRCTVFAGVPSMYAVMLGMKTDRDFDLSCLRIGVSGGAAMPDEVLKGFERRFGVYMIEGYGPTEASPVVSVNRTDGTRRIGTIGPPLPEIEVTIRDDDFNIAPVGVPGELCVRGRNVMKGYWRDPERTAETIRDGWLLTGDVATVDADGYLRIVDRKKDMIIVGGMNVYSREVEDVLYRLEAVAEAAVVGIPNRLRGEDVKAYVSLKEGTQLDATQIIEHCKSHLANYKVPRFVEFRPELPKSATGKILKRELRDEARAAMADEPVS